A stretch of the Agromyces larvae genome encodes the following:
- a CDS encoding carbohydrate ABC transporter permease — protein sequence MTSTVDPTAATRAIVAPTARVRPRPARRAWVSVLKHAGLILLSLIMVYPLLWLVVSSFKPNERIFSDLGIFTTDLTLDNYVHGWTSQQLPFSVFLANSSILVIGAIIGNLVSCSLAAYAFARLKFWGRNLFFAIMLGTIMLPFHVVLVPQFIIFRELGWLETFLPLVVPKFLATDAFFIFLMVQFIRGLPKEIFEAARIDGAGQFRIYAQITLPLMVPALATTAIFTFIWTWGDFFGPLIYLRTRDNFPVSVALKGFIDAQSSSNYGAMFAMSVVSLIPLFLAFLIGQRYLIKGFATTGIK from the coding sequence ATGACCTCCACCGTCGACCCGACCGCCGCGACCCGCGCGATCGTCGCCCCCACCGCGCGCGTGCGGCCGCGCCCCGCGCGACGCGCGTGGGTCTCGGTGCTGAAGCACGCGGGGCTCATCCTGCTCTCGCTGATCATGGTGTATCCGCTGCTGTGGCTGGTGGTGTCGTCGTTCAAACCGAACGAGCGCATCTTCAGCGACCTCGGCATCTTCACCACCGACCTCACCCTCGACAACTACGTGCACGGCTGGACCTCCCAGCAGCTGCCGTTCAGCGTGTTCCTCGCGAACTCCTCGATCCTGGTCATCGGCGCCATCATCGGCAATCTGGTCTCCTGCTCGCTGGCCGCCTACGCGTTCGCGCGACTGAAGTTCTGGGGCCGCAACCTGTTCTTCGCGATCATGCTCGGCACGATCATGCTGCCGTTCCATGTCGTGCTGGTGCCGCAGTTCATCATCTTCCGCGAGCTCGGGTGGCTCGAGACCTTCCTGCCGCTGGTGGTGCCGAAGTTCCTCGCGACCGATGCGTTCTTCATCTTCCTGATGGTGCAGTTCATCCGCGGCCTGCCGAAGGAGATCTTCGAGGCGGCGCGGATCGACGGCGCCGGGCAGTTCCGCATCTACGCGCAGATCACGCTGCCGCTCATGGTGCCGGCTCTGGCCACCACCGCGATCTTCACGTTCATCTGGACGTGGGGCGACTTCTTCGGGCCGCTGATCTACCTGCGCACCCGCGACAACTTCCCCGTGTCGGTGGCGCTGAAGGGCTTCATCGATGCGCAGTCGTCGTCGAACTACGGCGCCATGTTCGCGATGTCGGTGGTGTCGCTCATCCCGCTGTTCCTCGCGTTCCTCATCGGACAGCGCTACCTCATCAAGGGGTTCGCGACCACCGGCATCAAGTAA
- a CDS encoding Gfo/Idh/MocA family protein, which yields MSQPRSIRYALIGTGSRAQMYLGAITGAHADTARLVAWSDPNAGRLDWSEQVFADASLPVPARFDADRLGEAIAEHGIDRVIITSPDFTHAGYIVAALEGGADAVVEKPLTVDEAGVRAIAEAVERTGRDVVITFNYRYSPRNTALKELIASGEIGEVTSVHFEWVLDTAHGADYFRRWHREKQNSGGLLVHKSSHHFDLVNWWLDDRPTRVYASGGLRFYGAENARRRGLGARPARGTDDSPLRDAFSLDLRDDPVLRGLYYDQEHHDGYLRDRDVFDEGITIEDNLALVVDYAGGATMSYSLNAHSPWEGYTVAVNGTAGRAELTVVERGAVLVDGDGRPVVDPSARPDEVARESGRPVSERLVVQRQFGAAREVPIPNGEGGHGGGDAVLLRDVFAGAEADPLGRAATWHDGVRSMAVGLAGNRSLVTGQAVATADLAIGAALPLLG from the coding sequence ATGTCGCAGCCCCGGAGCATCCGCTACGCCCTGATCGGCACCGGTTCACGCGCGCAGATGTACCTCGGTGCCATCACCGGTGCGCACGCCGACACCGCCCGGCTGGTCGCCTGGAGCGATCCGAATGCGGGCCGGCTCGACTGGTCGGAGCAGGTGTTCGCGGATGCCTCGCTGCCGGTGCCTGCGCGCTTCGACGCCGACCGCCTCGGCGAGGCGATCGCCGAGCACGGCATCGACCGCGTCATCATCACGTCGCCCGACTTCACCCACGCCGGCTACATCGTCGCCGCGCTCGAGGGCGGGGCCGACGCGGTGGTCGAGAAGCCGCTCACGGTCGACGAGGCCGGCGTCCGCGCCATCGCGGAGGCCGTCGAACGCACCGGCCGTGACGTGGTGATCACGTTCAACTACCGCTACTCGCCGCGCAACACCGCGCTCAAGGAGCTCATCGCGTCCGGGGAGATCGGCGAGGTCACGTCCGTGCACTTCGAGTGGGTGCTCGACACCGCGCACGGGGCCGACTACTTCCGGCGCTGGCACCGCGAGAAGCAGAACTCGGGCGGGCTGCTCGTGCACAAGTCGAGCCACCACTTCGACCTGGTGAACTGGTGGCTGGACGACCGGCCGACCCGGGTGTACGCCAGCGGCGGCCTGCGCTTCTACGGCGCCGAGAACGCGCGCCGCCGCGGCCTCGGTGCGCGCCCCGCGCGCGGCACCGACGACTCGCCGCTGCGCGACGCGTTCAGCCTCGATCTGCGCGACGACCCCGTGCTGCGCGGCCTCTACTACGACCAGGAGCACCACGACGGCTACCTGCGCGACCGCGACGTGTTCGACGAGGGCATCACCATCGAGGACAACCTCGCGCTCGTCGTCGACTACGCGGGTGGGGCGACCATGTCGTACTCGCTCAACGCGCACTCGCCGTGGGAGGGCTACACGGTCGCGGTGAACGGCACCGCGGGCCGGGCCGAGCTCACGGTCGTCGAGCGGGGAGCCGTGCTCGTCGACGGCGACGGCCGCCCGGTGGTGGACCCGAGTGCCCGGCCCGACGAGGTGGCTCGCGAGAGCGGGCGACCCGTGTCGGAGCGGCTCGTGGTGCAGCGTCAGTTCGGCGCCGCGCGCGAGGTGCCGATCCCGAACGGCGAGGGCGGCCACGGCGGCGGCGATGCAGTGCTGCTGCGCGACGTGTTCGCGGGCGCCGAAGCCGACCCGCTCGGGCGTGCGGCGACCTGGCACGACGGGGTGCGCTCGATGGCGGTCGGCCTCGCGGGCAACCGCTCGCTCGTCACCGGCCAGGCCGTGGCGACCGCCGACCTCGCGATCGGCGCCGCGCTGCCGCTGCTCGGGTAG
- a CDS encoding MFS transporter — translation MTNTSSIPAAPIATPTAAGVVRDAPPASPPQRTRAAWAGVVSISLAIFTMVASEFLPASLLSPIAADLGLTQGAAGQLVTATSLAGIVGGPLVVAVVPRVDRRWVVMGLTALAALSNVLVAVVPSFGGMLAARLLLGLAIAGIWALSLAVTAQLVPADRIGRAMTVVNTGMTLATIAAVPAGAYLGEVLGWRAVFLLAAAAAVVALIVQAITLPSVPPTGAPGVRSLLQTAARPVVALGVLAIVLLAGGHFMGFTYLRPVFESVDGMSAALLAGLLVVFGVATFIGNLAAGPIADRRLGVLLVGVPLAIGVGTAMLALGGSNLWLVALGVLVWGTGFGAVPTTVQAWIARVAPDRLESAGGLVVSAFQIAIAVGAAVGGLVVDSAGVQAALIAGGLVAVAGGVVLVAAGRR, via the coding sequence ATGACGAACACGTCCTCCATCCCCGCCGCACCGATCGCGACCCCGACCGCCGCCGGCGTCGTCCGCGATGCACCACCGGCGTCGCCGCCCCAGCGCACCCGCGCCGCGTGGGCGGGCGTCGTCTCGATCAGCCTCGCGATCTTCACGATGGTCGCGAGCGAGTTCCTGCCGGCGAGCCTGCTCTCGCCGATCGCGGCCGACCTCGGCCTCACGCAGGGCGCGGCCGGCCAGCTCGTGACCGCCACCAGCCTCGCCGGCATCGTCGGCGGGCCGCTCGTGGTCGCCGTCGTGCCGCGCGTCGACCGGCGCTGGGTGGTGATGGGCCTCACCGCGCTGGCCGCGCTGTCGAACGTGCTCGTGGCCGTGGTGCCGTCCTTCGGCGGCATGCTCGCCGCTCGCCTGCTGCTCGGGCTCGCGATCGCGGGCATCTGGGCGCTCTCGCTCGCGGTGACCGCGCAGCTCGTGCCCGCCGACCGGATCGGCCGGGCGATGACCGTCGTGAACACCGGCATGACCCTCGCCACGATCGCCGCGGTGCCCGCGGGCGCCTACCTCGGCGAGGTGCTCGGCTGGCGCGCGGTGTTCCTGCTCGCTGCGGCCGCTGCGGTCGTGGCGCTCATCGTGCAGGCGATCACGCTGCCGTCGGTGCCCCCGACGGGAGCGCCCGGCGTGCGCTCGCTGCTGCAGACCGCGGCGCGCCCGGTCGTGGCGCTCGGCGTGCTCGCGATCGTGCTGCTCGCGGGCGGCCACTTCATGGGGTTCACCTACCTGCGTCCCGTGTTCGAATCGGTCGACGGGATGTCGGCGGCGCTGCTGGCGGGTCTGCTCGTGGTGTTCGGGGTCGCGACCTTCATCGGCAACCTGGCCGCCGGGCCGATCGCCGACCGGCGCCTCGGGGTGCTGCTCGTCGGCGTGCCGCTCGCGATCGGCGTCGGCACCGCGATGCTCGCCCTCGGCGGGTCGAACCTCTGGCTCGTGGCGCTGGGCGTCTTGGTGTGGGGCACCGGGTTCGGCGCGGTGCCGACGACCGTGCAGGCGTGGATCGCGCGGGTCGCACCCGACCGACTCGAGAGCGCGGGCGGGCTGGTGGTCTCGGCCTTCCAGATCGCGATCGCGGTGGGCGCAGCCGTCGGCGGGCTCGTCGTCGACTCGGCCGGCGTGCAGGCGGCGCTCATCGCGGGCGGTCTGGTCGCGGTCGCCGGCGGGGTCGTGCTGGTGGCGGCCGGGCGCCGCTGA
- a CDS encoding helix-turn-helix domain-containing protein → MGNPPATAALTATRDAASIDAVLDRLRWRVLEFADYSLVPGVDRADAGQGIRFHYVASGTVSISCPAGAIDVRAGDFVLLSRAVGATLRADGPTRLVSGSLHLELGGGVARGLMPTVLFAGGFRTHEPAFASLLETLNREAVGERAGYESVARRVADLVASAALRVWFEHGCGDPRAWLVHLQDPNLARALEAMHADPGGRWTVEALARLARASRSQFAERFRQSVGETPARYLTRLRMERAERMLRAGASVTEAAAALGYDSDEGFSRAFRRHAGAPPSLWRATAGAA, encoded by the coding sequence ATGGGGAATCCGCCTGCGACGGCCGCGCTCACCGCGACGCGCGATGCGGCGAGCATCGACGCCGTGCTCGACCGCCTGCGGTGGCGCGTGCTCGAGTTCGCCGACTACTCGCTGGTTCCGGGCGTCGACCGGGCCGACGCGGGGCAGGGCATCCGATTCCACTACGTCGCGAGCGGAACGGTGTCGATCAGCTGCCCCGCCGGTGCGATCGACGTGCGCGCGGGCGACTTCGTGCTGCTCTCGCGGGCCGTCGGCGCGACGCTGCGCGCCGACGGCCCGACCCGACTCGTCAGCGGATCGCTGCACCTCGAACTCGGGGGCGGCGTCGCGCGCGGGCTGATGCCCACCGTGCTGTTCGCCGGCGGATTCCGCACGCACGAGCCCGCCTTCGCATCGCTGCTCGAGACGCTGAACCGCGAGGCCGTCGGCGAGCGCGCGGGATACGAATCGGTCGCCCGCCGGGTCGCCGACCTCGTCGCATCCGCTGCGCTGCGCGTGTGGTTCGAGCACGGCTGCGGCGACCCGCGCGCCTGGCTCGTGCATCTCCAGGACCCGAACCTGGCACGCGCGCTCGAGGCGATGCACGCCGATCCGGGCGGGCGCTGGACCGTCGAGGCCCTCGCGCGCCTCGCGCGGGCCTCGCGGTCGCAGTTCGCCGAGCGGTTCCGGCAGTCGGTCGGCGAGACGCCCGCGAGGTACCTCACCCGACTGCGCATGGAGCGGGCCGAGCGGATGCTCCGGGCCGGCGCCAGCGTGACCGAAGCCGCCGCCGCGCTCGGCTACGACAGCGACGAGGGGTTCAGCCGCGCGTTCCGCCGGCACGCGGGCGCTCCGCCGAGTCTCTGGAGGGCGACCGCCGGCGCCGCGTGA
- a CDS encoding rhamnulokinase, producing the protein MNGDARSAGRGAPAGAVAAVDLGATSGRVVVGHVDAAAGRLELEHIARFPNGGVRLASGLHWDLTGLIRDASAGLAEAFRRVPGIRSVGIDAWAVDYALLRGDRMLGEPFHYRDERTARGVEAVHRVVPFAELYRRNGLQFLPFNTVYQLADEQENGCLALADTVLLVPDLIAFQLTGARVAERTNASTTGLVGVSSGEWDTELIARLGLEASVLPPLVAPGTSLGPLRPAVATELGAPGLGATDGVEVVAVGSHDTASAVVAVPMRAESAAYISCGTWGLVGVEVAEPVLSDAAREANFTNEGGVDGRIRFLHNVMGLWLLSESVRWWERESGEPVDLPSLIGAARDVVAEVPVFDVDDPRFMAPGDVPGRIAEWCAEHGVAAPRTRAEFARSIIESLAEAFAAAVRTASILSGVDVETIHLVGGGSQNTLLCQRTADRAGIPVLAGPVEATALGNVLVQARAQGLVAGDADLESLRALVAAALPPRRYEPR; encoded by the coding sequence ATGAACGGAGACGCCCGCTCCGCCGGTCGAGGAGCGCCGGCGGGCGCGGTCGCCGCGGTCGACCTCGGAGCGACGAGCGGGCGGGTCGTCGTCGGGCACGTCGACGCGGCCGCCGGCCGCCTGGAGCTCGAGCACATCGCGCGATTCCCGAACGGCGGCGTGCGCCTCGCCTCGGGGCTGCACTGGGACCTCACCGGGCTCATCCGCGACGCGTCCGCCGGGCTCGCCGAAGCGTTCCGGCGGGTCCCCGGCATCCGGTCGGTCGGGATCGACGCGTGGGCCGTCGACTACGCCCTGCTGCGCGGCGACCGCATGCTCGGCGAACCGTTCCACTACCGCGACGAGCGCACCGCGCGCGGCGTCGAGGCGGTGCATCGCGTCGTGCCGTTCGCCGAGCTGTACCGCCGCAACGGGCTCCAGTTCCTGCCGTTCAACACGGTCTACCAGCTCGCCGACGAGCAGGAGAACGGATGCCTCGCCCTCGCCGACACCGTGCTGCTGGTGCCCGATCTCATCGCGTTCCAGCTCACCGGCGCGCGCGTCGCCGAGCGCACGAACGCGTCGACGACCGGACTCGTCGGGGTCTCGTCGGGCGAGTGGGACACCGAGCTGATCGCGCGGCTCGGGCTCGAGGCATCCGTGCTGCCCCCGCTCGTCGCACCCGGCACCTCGCTCGGGCCGCTGCGCCCGGCCGTCGCGACCGAGCTCGGCGCGCCCGGGCTCGGCGCAACCGACGGCGTCGAGGTGGTCGCGGTCGGATCGCACGACACGGCGTCCGCCGTCGTCGCGGTGCCGATGCGCGCCGAGTCGGCCGCGTACATCTCGTGCGGCACGTGGGGACTCGTCGGCGTCGAGGTGGCCGAACCCGTGCTCTCCGACGCGGCCCGCGAGGCGAACTTCACCAACGAGGGCGGCGTCGACGGACGCATCCGGTTCCTGCACAACGTGATGGGGCTGTGGCTGCTCAGCGAATCGGTGCGCTGGTGGGAGCGCGAGTCGGGCGAACCCGTCGACCTGCCGAGCCTCATCGGCGCCGCCCGCGACGTCGTCGCCGAGGTGCCCGTGTTCGACGTCGACGACCCGCGCTTCATGGCGCCCGGCGACGTGCCCGGCCGCATCGCCGAGTGGTGCGCCGAGCACGGCGTCGCCGCGCCGCGCACGCGCGCGGAGTTCGCCCGCTCGATCATCGAGAGCCTCGCTGAAGCGTTCGCGGCCGCCGTGCGCACCGCGTCGATCCTGTCGGGGGTCGACGTCGAGACGATCCACCTGGTCGGCGGCGGCTCGCAGAACACGCTGCTCTGCCAGCGGACCGCCGATCGCGCCGGCATCCCGGTGCTCGCGGGGCCTGTGGAGGCGACCGCGCTGGGCAACGTGCTCGTGCAGGCGCGCGCCCAGGGGTTGGTCGCCGGTGACGCCGACCTCGAGTCGCTGCGCGCGCTCGTCGCGGCCGCGCTGCCGCCCAGACGGTACGAACCGCGCTGA
- a CDS encoding bifunctional aldolase/short-chain dehydrogenase: protein MTNPTAAELIARSNRLGADPRNTNYAGGNTSAKGVETDPVTGEPVELLWVKGSGGDLGTLTEQGLAVLRLDRLRAMVDTYPGVEREDEMVAAFDYALHGKGGAAPSIDTAMHGLVDAAHVDHLHPDSGIAIATAADGPELTERIFGDQVVWVPWRRPGFQLGLDIAEIKAANPQAVGCILGGHGITAWGDTSDEAERNSLWIIDTAAAYLAEHGASEPFGAVVPGYESLPPAERRAKAAALAPTIRGLASVDKPQVGHFTDSDVVLEFLSREKLAPLAALGTSCPDHFLRTKVRPLVLDLPADASIEASVARLKELHAEYRADYAAYYERYATPAAVPEPVEGSPASTSSASESGSSASTSSASEGGSPAMRGADPAIVLVPGVGMFSFGKDKQTARVAGEFYVNAINVMRGAESVSTYAPISDEEKFRIEYWALEEAKLARMPRPKSHATRVALVTGAASGIGKAIATRLAAEGACVVIADLDLEKAQAAAAELGSSDVAIGVAANVTDAAQVQAAIDEAVLAFGGLDLIVNNAGLSLSKPLLETTEADWDLQHDVMAKGSFLVSKAAARVLIDQGMGGDIVYISSKNSVFAGPNNIAYSATKADQAHQVRLLAVELGEYGVRVNGVNPDGVVRGSGIFASGWGANRAATYGVPEEKLGEFYAQRTILKREVLPEHVANAVYVLTGPELSHTTGLHVPVDAGVAAAFLR from the coding sequence ATGACGAACCCCACTGCTGCCGAACTGATCGCGCGGTCGAACCGCCTCGGCGCCGACCCGCGGAACACGAACTACGCCGGCGGCAACACGTCGGCCAAGGGCGTCGAGACCGACCCCGTCACGGGCGAGCCCGTCGAACTGCTCTGGGTGAAGGGCTCGGGCGGCGACCTGGGCACCCTCACCGAGCAGGGCCTCGCGGTGCTGCGGCTCGACCGGCTGCGCGCGATGGTCGACACCTACCCCGGTGTCGAACGCGAGGACGAGATGGTCGCGGCCTTCGACTACGCGCTGCACGGCAAGGGCGGTGCGGCGCCGTCGATCGACACCGCCATGCACGGCCTCGTGGACGCGGCGCACGTCGATCACCTGCACCCCGACTCGGGCATCGCGATCGCGACCGCCGCCGACGGCCCCGAGCTCACCGAGCGGATCTTCGGCGACCAGGTCGTCTGGGTGCCGTGGCGTCGCCCCGGGTTCCAGCTCGGGCTCGACATCGCCGAGATCAAGGCGGCGAACCCGCAGGCCGTCGGCTGCATCCTCGGCGGTCACGGCATCACCGCGTGGGGCGACACGAGCGACGAGGCCGAACGCAATTCGCTCTGGATCATCGACACCGCCGCCGCGTACCTCGCCGAGCACGGAGCATCCGAACCGTTCGGTGCGGTCGTGCCGGGCTACGAGTCACTCCCGCCCGCCGAGCGCCGCGCGAAGGCGGCGGCGCTCGCCCCGACCATCCGCGGCCTCGCGAGCGTCGACAAGCCGCAGGTCGGGCACTTCACCGACAGCGACGTCGTGCTCGAGTTCCTCTCGCGCGAGAAGCTCGCCCCGCTCGCGGCGCTCGGCACGAGCTGCCCCGACCACTTCCTGCGCACCAAGGTGCGCCCGCTCGTGCTCGACCTTCCGGCCGACGCGTCGATCGAGGCATCCGTCGCCCGCCTGAAGGAGCTGCACGCCGAGTACCGCGCCGACTACGCCGCCTACTACGAGCGCTACGCGACGCCTGCTGCGGTCCCTGAGCCCGTCGAAGGGAGCCCCGCTTCGACGAGCTCAGCGAGCGAGAGCGGGAGCTCCGCTTCGACGAGCTCAGCGAGCGAGGGCGGGAGCCCCGCGATGCGCGGCGCCGACCCGGCGATCGTGCTCGTGCCGGGCGTCGGCATGTTCTCGTTCGGCAAGGACAAGCAGACCGCGCGCGTCGCGGGCGAGTTCTACGTCAACGCGATCAACGTGATGCGCGGCGCCGAGTCGGTCTCGACGTACGCGCCGATCAGCGACGAGGAGAAGTTCCGCATCGAGTACTGGGCGCTCGAAGAGGCGAAGCTGGCGCGGATGCCCCGGCCGAAGTCGCACGCGACGCGCGTCGCCCTCGTCACGGGCGCCGCGTCGGGCATCGGCAAGGCGATCGCGACGCGGCTCGCGGCCGAGGGCGCGTGCGTCGTGATCGCCGACCTCGACCTGGAGAAGGCGCAGGCGGCCGCGGCCGAGCTGGGCTCTTCGGATGTCGCGATCGGCGTCGCGGCGAACGTGACGGATGCCGCGCAGGTGCAGGCCGCGATCGATGAAGCGGTGCTCGCATTCGGCGGGCTCGACCTGATCGTGAACAACGCCGGGCTCTCGCTCTCCAAGCCCCTGCTCGAGACCACCGAGGCCGACTGGGACCTGCAGCACGACGTCATGGCGAAGGGCTCGTTCCTCGTGTCGAAGGCCGCGGCCCGCGTGCTCATCGACCAGGGCATGGGCGGCGACATCGTGTACATCTCGTCGAAGAACTCGGTCTTCGCCGGCCCGAACAACATCGCGTACTCGGCGACGAAGGCCGACCAGGCGCACCAGGTGCGCCTCCTCGCGGTCGAACTCGGCGAATACGGGGTGCGCGTCAACGGCGTGAACCCCGACGGCGTCGTGCGCGGGTCCGGCATCTTCGCGTCGGGATGGGGCGCGAACCGCGCCGCGACCTACGGCGTCCCCGAGGAGAAGCTCGGCGAGTTCTACGCGCAGCGCACGATCCTGAAACGCGAAGTGCTGCCCGAGCACGTCGCGAACGCCGTGTACGTGCTGACCGGGCCCGAGCTCAGCCACACGACCGGGCTGCACGTGCCGGTCGACGCGGGCGTCGCGGCGGCGTTCCTGCGATGA
- the rhaI gene encoding L-rhamnose isomerase produces the protein MTTFSPEIQAALAQQAIELPSWAFGNSGTRFKVFATPGTPRDPYEKIADAAQVHRYTALAPTVALHIPWDRVDDYDDLRRHADDHGVALGTINSNTFQDDDYKFGALTHEDAAVRRKAIDHHFECIDIMDATGSRDLKIWLAEGSNYPGQADLRGRQDRLHDSLATIYERLGDDQRLVLEYKFFEPAFYHTDVPDWGTSYAQVAALGDRAVVCLDTGHHAPGTNIEFIVMQLLRLGKLGSFDFNSRFYADDDLIVGAADPFQLFRIIFEVIRGGGLNSPDVAFMLDQCHNIEDKIPGQIRSVLNVQEMTARALLVDRSALEAAQKAGDVLEANRIFMDAFYTDVRPALAEWRVSRGLPADPMRAFAESGYLAQIAADRVGGVQAGWGA, from the coding sequence GTGACCACGTTCTCCCCAGAAATCCAGGCCGCGCTCGCGCAGCAGGCCATCGAGCTGCCGAGCTGGGCGTTCGGCAACTCGGGCACCCGGTTCAAGGTCTTCGCGACGCCCGGCACCCCGCGCGACCCCTACGAGAAGATCGCGGATGCCGCGCAGGTGCACCGGTACACGGCGCTCGCGCCGACGGTCGCGCTGCACATCCCGTGGGACCGCGTCGACGACTACGACGACCTGCGCCGCCACGCCGACGACCACGGCGTCGCGCTCGGCACGATCAACTCGAACACGTTCCAGGACGACGACTACAAGTTCGGCGCCCTCACGCACGAGGACGCGGCGGTGCGGCGGAAGGCGATCGACCACCACTTCGAGTGCATCGACATCATGGATGCCACGGGCAGCCGCGACCTCAAGATCTGGCTCGCCGAAGGCTCGAACTACCCCGGCCAGGCCGACCTGCGCGGCCGGCAGGACCGCCTGCACGACTCGCTCGCGACCATCTACGAGCGACTCGGCGACGACCAGCGTCTGGTGCTCGAGTACAAGTTCTTCGAGCCGGCTTTCTACCACACGGATGTCCCGGACTGGGGCACCTCGTACGCTCAGGTCGCCGCGCTCGGCGATCGCGCCGTCGTCTGCCTCGACACCGGACACCACGCGCCCGGCACGAACATCGAGTTCATCGTGATGCAGCTGCTGCGGCTCGGAAAGCTCGGCTCGTTCGACTTCAACTCGCGGTTCTACGCCGACGACGACCTGATCGTGGGCGCGGCCGACCCGTTCCAGCTGTTCCGCATCATCTTCGAGGTGATCCGCGGCGGCGGGCTCAACTCGCCCGACGTGGCGTTCATGCTCGACCAGTGCCACAACATCGAGGACAAGATCCCCGGGCAGATCCGCTCGGTGCTGAACGTGCAGGAGATGACGGCGCGGGCGCTGCTCGTCGACCGCTCCGCACTGGAGGCGGCCCAGAAGGCCGGCGACGTGCTCGAAGCGAACCGCATCTTCATGGACGCGTTCTACACCGACGTGCGCCCCGCGCTCGCCGAGTGGCGCGTCTCGCGCGGGCTGCCCGCCGACCCGATGCGCGCGTTCGCCGAGTCGGGCTACCTCGCGCAGATCGCCGCCGACCGCGTCGGCGGCGTGCAGGCCGGATGGGGGGCGTGA
- a CDS encoding L-rhamnose mutarotase, whose amino-acid sequence MTQRICFQLQVEPGLLDEYRERHAAVWPDMLRAIRDAGRRNYSLFLRDDGLLIGVYETDDDAASQRALEADPRTAAWEAEMSGFFVTLDGRPDQAAPRLAEVFHLESQLAALDEAR is encoded by the coding sequence ATGACCCAGCGCATCTGCTTCCAACTCCAGGTCGAGCCAGGACTGCTCGACGAGTACCGCGAACGGCACGCGGCCGTCTGGCCCGACATGCTGCGCGCCATCCGCGACGCCGGTCGGCGCAACTACTCGCTCTTCCTGCGCGACGACGGCCTGCTCATCGGCGTCTACGAGACCGACGACGACGCGGCATCCCAGCGTGCGCTCGAGGCCGACCCGCGCACCGCGGCCTGGGAGGCCGAGATGTCGGGCTTCTTCGTCACCCTCGACGGCCGACCCGACCAGGCCGCCCCCAGACTCGCCGAGGTGTTCCACCTCGAATCCCAACTCGCCGCGCTCGACGAGGCGCGCTGA
- the rhaS gene encoding rhamnose ABC transporter substrate-binding protein yields the protein MFQNKRRAGALTALAVGVALIASGCAVDSGTDGGSTEGGGEANLAITFLPKNLGNPYFDTSSSGAQEAIDEFGGTFAEVGPAEATPDAQVSYINTLTQQGVGAIAVSANDPEAICDALNEARDAGVKVVTFDSDTNPECRDLFINQATAEGIAKIQIDLIAEQIGDAGEIAILSASANATNQNAWIELMEEELAASHPNITLVETVYGDDDDQTSFDKTAALLQTHPNLKGIISPTTVGIAAAARYLSTSEYKGKVALTGLGTPNQMREYVEDGTVTAFALWNPADLGYLAAFAAKALIEGEITGAEGDTFDAGKLGSYTVDENATVLLGDPYVFDADNIGDFDF from the coding sequence ATGTTTCAGAACAAGCGGCGCGCGGGTGCGCTGACCGCGCTCGCGGTGGGCGTTGCGCTCATCGCCAGCGGGTGCGCGGTCGACTCCGGCACCGACGGCGGTTCGACCGAGGGCGGCGGCGAGGCGAACCTCGCGATCACGTTCCTGCCGAAGAACCTCGGCAACCCGTACTTCGACACCTCGTCGTCCGGCGCGCAGGAGGCCATCGACGAGTTCGGCGGCACCTTCGCCGAGGTCGGCCCGGCCGAGGCCACGCCCGACGCGCAGGTGAGCTACATCAACACCCTCACCCAGCAGGGCGTCGGCGCGATCGCGGTGTCGGCCAACGACCCCGAGGCGATCTGCGACGCGCTGAACGAGGCGCGCGACGCCGGCGTCAAGGTCGTCACGTTCGACTCCGACACCAACCCCGAGTGCCGCGACCTGTTCATCAACCAGGCCACCGCCGAGGGCATCGCGAAGATCCAGATCGACCTCATCGCCGAGCAGATCGGCGACGCGGGCGAGATCGCGATCCTGTCGGCCTCGGCCAACGCGACGAACCAGAACGCGTGGATCGAGCTGATGGAGGAGGAGCTCGCCGCCAGCCACCCCAACATCACCCTCGTCGAGACGGTCTACGGCGACGACGACGACCAGACGTCGTTCGACAAGACCGCGGCGCTGCTGCAGACGCACCCGAACCTGAAGGGCATCATCTCGCCCACCACGGTCGGCATCGCGGCCGCGGCGCGCTACCTCTCGACGTCGGAGTACAAGGGCAAGGTGGCCCTCACCGGCCTCGGCACGCCCAACCAGATGCGCGAATACGTCGAGGACGGCACCGTCACCGCGTTCGCGCTGTGGAACCCGGCCGACCTCGGCTACCTCGCCGCGTTCGCCGCGAAGGCGCTCATCGAGGGCGAGATCACGGGCGCCGAAGGCGACACCTTCGACGCGGGCAAGCTCGGCTCGTACACCGTCGACGAGAACGCCACCGTGCTGCTCGGCGACCCGTACGTGTTCGACGCCGACAACATCGGGGACTTCGACTTCTAG